taccccaccaagttttaaaactaataattttaccccatTTTCCTCtacttaaggtttgaaaaatcaaaatttccccttagggtttttgtAGTAGCTGCCAGCGGACGGAGATGACAATGACAACGACGCTTTCCCTCCCTCCCTGCTTCTCTTTTAGCTATGCTCCGATTTCAGCCGTCTTCTTCCCTCATCAAtagtgtgacgaagagatctcaaTCTCTTCATCGCATGATAAAACAACGAAGAGATTGAGATCTCTTCTTGGCACGATGGTGTAACAAAGAGACCGAGATCTCTTCATTACGTCATTGGTGAGGGGAGAAGACAACTGATGATGGTTGAAAATGAATCGCGGTTGATAGAAAAATTAAGAGGGAGGGAAAATATTGCCGTTGTTATCGTCTTCAGTCGTCGATAACTTTTATAAAAACCTAGAAGGTAAtgaagtttttcaaagtttggaTAGGGTTGGCCtgctagtttttaaatttgggagtgaaaatatgataaatttttagtttttaaaatatttttattaaataacaaatttatccttgataataataataaaatagtaaatttttgaatttttgataattaaccgATGACAAGCTCTACGTGCACTAaatctttggtgggaaatagtcatttggccttcgGGAATGCAATGCACTTTGGACTGGCATAAGACCTTCGGCCCTAAAAAAACCAAGGGTTGCAACATGTGGACTTATTAAATCACCCCAAATGTTAACAAAATAACAGGCCGATCGATAAATACCCGATGGTTCTAGCGATTCAATTGCAACATGTCATCAACATCCAGCGAACTCTCAAAACAAACGAAGCTTTGTGCTTTCCAAGGGCAAAAATATGGACCCAGAAGCCGCATTAGAGTTGGTAAGAAACGGAGTAACACTTCTCCTTCTCGATGTTCCTCAGTACACGATTGTTGGCATTGACACCCAGGTTCTTTTTAACTTCCCATTCTCATCTGTTTCTCTATCTCCTTGCTTACCAAGTGTAAACCCAAATATCagttcttatttatttttcaggTGTTCTCTCTCGGCCCTGCTTTCAAGGGCATCAAAATGATTCCTCCTGGAGTTCATTTCGTCTTTTATAGTTCATCTACCAGGTTACTTATTATTTGTACTGTTATTAAGAATCATGGATAGTAAGAACCGATTGAGGTTTCACTGTTCTGCATTTATTCTTGTTAAGATGAATTTTTATGCACATTCATCAGTTTAAATTATGGAAGTGTTTACTTAAACTTCTCATAGTGCACTTATTAGTTATAAACAAGAGGAATactacatgtataaataaattggatAAACTTATACGTGGTAGCAactaattgagtgattttgaagttagataaaaaataaacaattatattaccCAATCACAATCACCTCagtttgtatagataaattagtaaaatttgtttatacacatagttttgtaGTTTTATtctattaacaaataaaatgtggaagattaatataaatacaaacatcctgtacaaacaaaaacaatgttatataaGAGATCGACACATAAATACTCAATCAATGATGATGAATGTCCTGGCCATAGGAAAACAATGCCATTGTTTGAAAGATTATTTATGCCTGCTTTGTCCATGTAGCATTACTAATTGTCAAATGATATTACATATTTTGGCTAAATGTGGTAGGCTTCGTGGGTTTAAcagtaaattaatatatttttgagcgTGGGGTTTGCAACATGCTGGTGGGAGGCCTGTTGCAATGTTTGACTCTTCTATTGCCATAATTAAAGTAAATGTGCTTATGTAaggaatttgaatttttaaggtTAAATATTGCTCTTTGTTAATACTGGTTGGACATTAAAGCTTTTATGTATATGTAGTTTGTCCATCAAAATTCATGGCAGTTTTTATCTGAATGTTTCATTCTGATGCAGAGATGGGAAGGAGTTCTCTCCAATTATTGGCTTCTTCATTGATGCTGGCCCCTCAGAGGTGTGATCCAAAATGGTTtcttaaattatgtatacataaaatttgCTATAGTTTGATGATATTATCAATTTGTTATTTTGGTTGGAGTTCGCCtagaacaaaatattttttcctccCATATTGTTGCTAGCTTAAAGGGATGCCAGATTTACTATTTGTGAAATTGTCACTTGATTTCTATTGTGCCTAGATTTGTGAAATATGTGAAATCAGTTAAAACTTAGTTGTTTGTCAGTTTGATCAAAAGTTTAGAAGCACTGACCTTTCTCATGCATTTTATGTCATAAATACAACAGGTTATTGTTCGTAAGTGGGAACAACAAGAGGAGTGCTTGGTCAAAGTATCTGAAGATGAGGTTTAAATCTTAAATCATTTCAATGAAGCTAGCATATGCTAATATTTGAAATGACATATGCCAAGTATTTTCCTTAGGATAAAAATTTCGCTTGTTAATCTGTATATAGGAGATGCAGCCTTGGGATCTAAAGTTTGAGTACATTTTAGCTCTTCCACTTGGGGGAACATGCTACTATAGTAAATCGGGTTACCATTCCTATCACAAGAGCACACTATGGATTACATTTTTTAACTTGAAGTCCTAGAATATATTGTATTGCTTTGTGTCTTTCTAAATTCGATGGCAAACTTTACTTTGCTATGGCTAAGGGGCAAACCTAAAGTTCTGTTAGAAATCACTAACCTATTCTGTTTTTGATCACTAATGTTTGCAACAGCATTGCATgaaatttcttcttatttttacccctttaatttttatgtatttttgctTTTCCTTAGAGACTTTTCATGGTTTCGTTTAGTAAAAGGTTTGGAGTTTATAAGAAAGAGGCTTAGGGGTCTAAGAAAATATTCTAGCTAAGTTGAGtaaccataaaaattaaaaattttcaatggaGAAATTGCCAAGCTAAGTTGAATTAGGTTTATTCATTGACCCAATTTTTTTAGATATCTAAGTCATGAGAGGTACATGCAAGAACAGTGGAGTATTTCAGGCTTATTTCTTTGTATTTAACCTAGTTAGCACACCCGGGTAAGTCTGTTGATGGACCTCAACCAACCTGAAACTGACTATACAGTGCAAATGTATTCTCTCTAggctttgtaattttttatcttgGAATTTGTGCTCTTGTAATTTCGCTGTGTTATTTGAATCTTTAGAGTTGGAAATTcaactcttaattttttaataggtACATTTATAGCCCTTCCCATTTCTGAAGTACTTTTTAGGAGAAATTTAGTTGACCTAAGACTAGCTTGTTGTTAGTGTATTTGTCCATTGAAGATattcttatcaaaattttaagccCTAAACTTTggatgaataaatttttaaattaaataattattttgctctttggatttttttaaaaaatttggtatgTTTGTCTCTctccccctctctctctcttcacatTCTTATTTATGTTAACTTTTAGGAAATGAGATATTGTCAAGCAGTTCGAAGTTTGGAGTTTGACAGGCAGCTTGGTCCGTACACTCTTAGTCGGTATGGAGATTGGAAGCGATTATCTAACTACATTACAAAGAGCACCATTGAGCGGCTTGGTATGTTCTTTTGAACTACGTTCATACTCACAGTCTGGTTGACAAATCTATCAGGATTTCCAGTATTGCTTATGTAAGAAGacttgatatttttaaaagttaaaatttttataaaagttttGCCAAATTTTATTCTAAGCCTCTTtcgtattttcattttttatcggCGTTTCTGAACATGCTTCCAACCTTTTTATCTTTTGATTCGGGTTTCAGATTTTTTATGGGATGCAAGTTGTCTTGTGAACCTCTAAAAATTTGTAAAGTTGACACAAGTAAACCCAAAAGATCATTGATGCTGAATCTGTCAACCTTTGTCATTAAGTTTTTCTCCATATAGTAAGTAGAATTTAATCTGGAAGGTAACCCTTAATGCCACATGGGtctttgataaaataaatgGATGACTGTGTATGGCTCTGGTTTTGCTtgttttctttactttgttTTGGTGACTTGGcttttcctttttccctttgcttcttctTGTTATTGTTTGATGCTAAATTGATTACTCTCTTATGACTATTTCCTTGTCCTGTAATTAGTAGTTACAGAATTGTTTCTTCTTTATTAAGGAAGAAGCAAGAACACTCTTTTTGCAGATGGTACTCCTTAATGGGTTTCATCTAAGATACCTCAATGAACTTCAATACTCTAATTGGATTTTCAGGTTCACTGAGGCTCTACTTATGTTAAtcgatatatcattatatttattgaaGTGCTTAGGAAGGATTCGTATCACTTACTCTAGTATTTTGAATGTTTGAGATTACATCTAGTATACAACTAATGCCCTGGAAAATGACACATGCTGAGCAACCCTGACCGTTTAAAATGCTTTACTGTAATGTTCTTAGATATAAGCAATTATGTAAAAAGTGCAGTGTTATTGATTAAACGgctatgtatgtatgtatgtatgtatgtatgtataatttagatttattttttgtacatgTTTGAATACTAAGCTGATTTTTGCTCCTTTAGTATTGATTATTTCATGGTGCTATGGATCCATTTTATCAAGTTGCTATTGCTAGCAATATGACATTGATTAAGTAAGCTCTCTAGAACTAGGACTTTTATAGTTTTCTTTCCTTCAAAAAATAAATGCAAAATATTCCTCTGCAGATAGTTCAATTATGCATAAAGTTTATGTTTTCAGTTCATGTAATTTCCAGAACCAATTGGAGGAGAAATAACAGTCACATCTGAGTCTGGATTGGGGAAAAACACTCCAAAAACATCAATGGAGAAAGCTCTGGATGAGCAGTTGAAGACAAGTAAGTTCTCGACAACTGAAGACAAGTCTCAAAAGAAAGGATGTTACTACACATCAATTCCTCGAGTGATTAAGCGCAGAGGAATGCAAGGGAATGAACTTACATCTTTGAATCTTGACAAGGCaagtatctatatatatataaattttgaagagTACTATACCTGGAGaacactttttaattttatcttattgttTATTGCTGTATATATACATTTACTGTCTGTTCAGACACAATTATTGGAGAGCTTACTCATAAAAGAATATGGAGGTTCAGAGGACTCACTTCTTGGGGAGCTGCAATTTGCTTTTATATCATTTCTGGTATGCACAAGGAAAAATAGACATTTTCCCATATTTAATTTTGTCGGATATTTATTACACTGAATAGTATTGCAGATGGGGCAGTCACTTGAAGCATTTCTGCAGTGGAAGTCTTTGGTTAGCCTTTTATTTGGTTGCACTGAAGCTGTAAGTAGTGTTTGTGCCTTTTGTGtgtcttcctttctttcttcaagAAGCTTATAAGGTTTTGCATGAAAAATTTGTTCAGTTCATAGgctttttaatcttaattttatttatttatttggaatTTGTTATTTACACTATTTAAAgactctaatttattttttccttattttctttcttgcaGCCTTTTCATACTAGGAGTCAGCTATTTGTAAAGGTAATCTTACTAATTACTTGGATGTTTCTTGCAACTTGAATAACTGTGTAAACTTGTGGTCATGTGAGAGAAATGTTTGTGGAAACTTGAAAGGCAACTAGATCAACCTTTGTTATCTTGATTTCTAGTtcaatttgaatgttttttccAACTTTGTAGGCCCTAGTGTCCTTTGATGGAAAGTTGTACCACTTGTTTAGTAAACAAATGCATTCTTTGATGTGTCAAAttagttttcctttttcttttttagttctTCTTTTGTAGTAATTAAGgattatataatagaaaaagatAATAGGAGATACGAGGGCATGCCATAAGAAAATGTGAAAATGAATAAACCAAAGATACAAATGAAACACGAGGCCCCATAGAGTCTTATGGAAGCACATGAGCTCCAAATCTAATTAGGTGGCCAAATAGCACAAAGTTGAGGTGAGATCTCAATTTTAGCATCTAGTCCAAAATTTTAGCCTgaactaaattacaaatatttgtaGTAATATCCTGTTGAGAAATGTGATATTGATGGAATGTGCGATTCTTTTGTTTATACCACAAAAAAGTAGACCATGGCAAATAGGGCTAACCGTGAGAGAATATGTCTTAAGTCACTCTTGCATAAGAGATGCAAAGATGTCTATTGAATCAAGAAGAATCAAGTGAAAGTTGGTCAAGCCTATGAATAACtttgagaaaaatattctatCTCAAAAgagtgaatttacatcaatatttatatgaatttctaAATCCTACTTCAGGAAAGAGTATATATACTTTCCTAATTTATAAAGATACAATCACCCTAATTATTTTCttcctaatttagagatacaactcaTATACAACTTAACACTCtccctcaagctggagcatacaaatcatatgcaccaagcttattacaaatgaattcaatacgAGGAATCCTAAGAAACTTAGTAAGGATATCTACAAATTGATCATTGGAGCTGACGTGGTTAGTAGTTATACACCTTgataaaatcttttcttgaatgaAATGGCAGTCTATTTCTATATGTTTCGTTCTTTCATGGAATACTGGATTAGAAGCAATATGAAGTGCTATCTGGTTATCACAAAGTAGCTTCATCTGTGATATATTTGTAAATCTTAACTCTTGAACCAATTGTTTTAACCATACAAGCTCACAGGTAGCCAATGTCATAGCATGATATTCTGCCTCTGCACTTGATCTTGCCATAAcatcttgctttttacttttccatgaaaCCAAGTTACCACCAACAAGAATACAATATCTAGAAGTCGAGCGTCTATCAGATGGAGATCCTGCCTAATCAGCATCAAAATATCCAATAATCTGAGTATGACCTTTATCTTCATAGAGTCCTTTTCCTGGTGCTCTCTTAATATACCTCAGGATTCGAATAGCTGCATCCAAATGAGAATCGCACGGAGATTGGAGAAATTGACTGACAACACTAACTGGAAAAGAGATATTTGGTCTTGTGATAGTCAGATAGTTGAGTTTACCTACTAACCTCCGATATTTCCCAGGGTCTGCAAGTGGCTCCCCTTGTCCTAGCACAAGTCTAGTATTAGGGTTCATAGGAGAATCAATAGGTTTACAATCCAACATCCCTGTCTCCTCCAAAATATCCAATGCATACTTCCTCTGAGAGATAATAATACCTGTCTTAGATTGAGTAACTTCTATCCTAAGAAAGTATTTAAGTGTTCCCAAGTCCTTGGTTTGGAAATGATTAAatagatgttgttttaattggtCAATACCTTCTTGATCATCATTAGTGATAACAATATCGTTGACATAAACAACCAGATAAATGCACTTTCCTCGCAACGTGTGTCTGTAAAATACAGAATGATCCGACTCATATCGAGTCataccaaattcttgaataactGTACAAAAGCGTCCAAATCAGACACGTGGAGATTGTTTTAGACTGTATAATGAGCGTCAaagtttacaaaccaaatcaGACTCCCtctgagcaacaaaaccaggcGGTTGCACTATATATATCTCCTCCTGAAGCTCACCATGAAGAAAGACATTTTTTATGTGTAACTGAAACAAGGGTTAATGATGAATGATAGCCATAGATAAGAATAACCGAACGGAGGACATCTTGGCCACTGGAGAGAATGTGTCACCATAATCCAAACCATAGACCTAAGTATAACCTTTAGCAATCAACCGGGCCTTGAGACGATCAATAGTACTATTAGGATTAGTCTTGACTGTGTAAACCCAACGACAACCAATAGTGGAGTGACCCGGAGGTAATTTAACCAATTCCTAAGTACCATTATGATGTAACGCAGTCATTTCATCCACTATTGCTTGCCTCTAACTTGGATTAGAAAGAGCCTCACTAACAGATTTAGGAATTGAAATGGAGGATAAAGAGGACACAAAGGCATAATATAGTGAGGATAAACGGTGATAACTAAGAAAGGTATAAATAGGATTACGAGAGGATCTTACAGCTTTACGGATGGTAATAGGAAATTGGTCGTCAGGATGTAGGACCTCAACCGGGCTAGATGCAGCAGCAGGAAATGAGTCAACAGGAGCCATTGGAGCAATAGAAGTGATATTAGTACCTGCAGGAGAGTCAACAATCGGGGAAACAGGTTCTAAATCTTGTGTGAGTGTAGATTGTGGGATGATTGCCGAATGTACATCGAAAGTACGAATAAAAGTAGGTAATGGAAGACTCTCAGTGACAGGAGATTGGGTTTTAGATGAAGAGAAGGAGAGGACTCGAAGAAAGTAACATTAGTGGATATAAAGTAACGACATGTCGTAGGAGAGTAACATTTGTAACCTTTCTGGAGACGAGAGTAACCAAGATATATACATTTGATAGACCGAGCAGATAGTTTATCAAGACCTAGGGAAAGGTTATGTACAAAACATGTGCAACTAAAGACATGTGAAGGAATAGTGTATAAAGGGCTAGTAGGGAAGAGAATTGAATGCGAAATCTGATTTTGCAATACTGAGGAGGGCATCCGATTAATGAGATAGCAAGCAGTGAGAATTGCATCAACCTAAAAATGTATAGGAGCATGTGAATGTAGTAATAATGTATGAGCTGTTTCAATAAGGTGTCTATTTTTGCACACAACAACCCCATTTTGTTGCGGGGTATAAGCACAAGAAGACTGATGAAGAATCCCTTGAGAAAACATGAAATTTGTGGAAGACGTAGAAAAATATTCACTCGCATTATCACTACGTAATGTGCGTATAGaagaattaaattatgttttaacttcgacacaaaatgattgaaaatgagaaaataactcAGACCgacttttcattaaaaatatctaCGTGCAATGcgaataatcatcaatgaatgtcacaaaatattaaaaatttaaagtagacTTGACTCGATAAGGACCCCACACATCGGAGTGAACTAACTCAAAATGAGATGAAACTTGATTATTGACACGCCTTGGGAAGGAACTACAAGACTGCTTCCCAAGTTGACAAGACTCACACTCAAGAGATGACAAACTGGATAAACGAGGGACTATCTTTTGAAGCTTGGAGAAACTAGGATGCCCCAAACGATTGTGGAGAAGAGTTGGAGACTCAATAGCAATGCAAGCAACGGAAGAAGGAAGGGACAAGTGATAAAGCCCTTATGACTCACGTTCTGTGCCAATCGTCTTGCCCGAACTTCGATCCTGTATAACAAAGATATCATTAGTAAATGTAACGGAACAATTCAAGGCTCGTGTTAATTTACTCACTAAAACAAGATTAAATAGGCAATTAGGAAGATAAAGAACAGAATCTAAAGATAGATTGGGTAATGGATTAGCATGTCCTACGACTTTAACTATAGATTTTGTGCCATCCGCTAGTGTGACAGAAGAAAAGGATTTGGAatgattaaaatgtgaaaataaactAGAGTTACCAGAAATATGATCCGAGGCACCTAAATTTAGGACCCAAGGCAACAGAGGATTGAGATGACTGTTTTGTTGCCTGGTACTGAAGGTATTCTTCGTAATCAGCTCCAGTGAGAGTAACTGACTGAGGAATTGGTTGAAGCTGTCTTGTTGAAATTTCTAGATGATGATCAAGAG
The genomic region above belongs to Mangifera indica cultivar Alphonso chromosome 15, CATAS_Mindica_2.1, whole genome shotgun sequence and contains:
- the LOC123198249 gene encoding protein AAR2 homolog isoform X1, with translation MDPEAALELVRNGVTLLLLDVPQYTIVGIDTQVFSLGPAFKGIKMIPPGVHFVFYSSSTRDGKEFSPIIGFFIDAGPSEVIVRKWEQQEECLVKVSEDEEMRYCQAVRSLEFDRQLGPYTLSRYGDWKRLSNYITKSTIERLEPIGGEITVTSESGLGKNTPKTSMEKALDEQLKTSKFSTTEDKSQKKGCYYTSIPRVIKRRGMQGNELTSLNLDKTQLLESLLIKEYGGSEDSLLGELQFAFISFLMGQSLEAFLQWKSLVSLLFGCTEAPFHTRSQLFVKFIKVIYYQLKYGLQKDHSGTQTGASALLDDSWLSADSFLHRLCKDFFSLLQEASVVDGDLLSWTRKFRELLESSLGWEFQQSSAVDGIYFEENDEYAPVVEIFDDSSYNETTSA
- the LOC123198249 gene encoding protein AAR2 homolog isoform X2, which encodes MDPEAALELVRNGVTLLLLDVPQYTIVGIDTQVFSLGPAFKGIKMIPPGVHFVFYSSSTRDGKEFSPIIGFFIDAGPSEVIVRKWEQQEECLVKVSEDEEMRYCQAVRSLEFDRQLGPYTLSRYGDWKRLSNYITKSTIERLEPIGGEITVTSESGLGKNTPKTSMEKALDEQLKTSKFSTTEDKSQKKGCYYTSIPRVIKRRGMQGNELTSLNLDKTQLLESLLIKEYGGSEDSLLGELQFAFISFLMGQSLEAFLQWKSLVSLLFGCTEAPFHTRSQLFVKFIKVIYYQLKYGLQKDHSGTQTGASALLDDSWLSADSFLHRLCKTRKFRELLESSLGWEFQQSSAVDGIYFEENDEYAPVVEIFDDSSYNETTSA